A portion of the bacterium genome contains these proteins:
- a CDS encoding macro domain-containing protein, which translates to MSRREHLGVTIECVRGNIAAQDGIDAVVNAANGALRTGGGVAGAIHRAAGPGLEAECRPLAPIRPGQAVITGGHNLPNRHVIHCLGPVYGRDEPADRLLAACYRNALALAERHGLASVAFPAISTGVFGYPMEAAARVALRTVLDEIPRLSSVKYIRFVLYGPSDATVHTRVLEELLPVG; encoded by the coding sequence GTGAGCCGGCGAGAGCACCTTGGCGTCACAATCGAATGCGTGCGCGGCAACATCGCTGCGCAGGACGGCATCGACGCGGTGGTCAATGCGGCCAACGGCGCGCTGCGAACCGGCGGCGGTGTCGCCGGCGCGATCCATCGGGCCGCCGGACCCGGGCTCGAGGCCGAATGCCGGCCGCTGGCCCCGATCCGCCCGGGGCAGGCCGTGATTACGGGCGGACACAACCTGCCGAACCGACACGTCATTCACTGCCTGGGGCCGGTCTACGGCCGGGACGAGCCCGCGGATCGGCTGCTGGCCGCCTGCTACCGCAACGCGCTCGCCCTCGCGGAGCGGCACGGCCTCGCGTCGGTTGCGTTCCCGGCGATCTCAACAGGCGTGTTCGGCTATCCGATGGAAGCCGCGGCGCGCGTCGCGCTGCGGACGGTGCTCGACGAGATCCCGAGACTGTCGTCGGTCAAATACATCCGGTTCGTGCTCTACGGGCCGTCCGACGCCACGGTCCACACGCGGGTGCTCGAGGAGCTGCTTCCCGTCGGCTGA
- the otnI gene encoding 2-oxo-tetronate isomerase: MPKLAANLTMMFQEAGFLDRFETAAAAGFTGVEYLFPYDFPAAEVAARLKRAGLTQALFNLPPGDWAKGERGTAALPGREREFEAGLKRAIEYALALDCCRIHPMAGNWPAGRDRAEGLAVYTGNIRRAADLAAEHGITVLIEPINTRDMPGYFLNTTGEAMAVIEAVGRPNVKLQLDLYHCQIMEGDLATHIRKLAGAYAHVQIAGVPDRHEPDRGEVNYPYLLELLDEIRYDGWVGLEYRPAAGTAEGLAWARRWGVVSKGA; encoded by the coding sequence ATGCCGAAGCTGGCGGCCAATCTCACCATGATGTTTCAGGAGGCCGGCTTCCTCGATCGGTTCGAGACGGCCGCGGCGGCGGGATTTACCGGCGTCGAGTACCTCTTCCCGTACGACTTCCCGGCCGCAGAGGTCGCGGCGCGGCTCAAACGAGCCGGCCTGACGCAGGCGCTGTTCAACCTGCCGCCGGGCGATTGGGCCAAGGGTGAGCGCGGAACGGCCGCCCTGCCCGGACGCGAGCGTGAATTCGAAGCCGGTCTGAAACGGGCGATTGAGTACGCTCTGGCGCTGGACTGCTGCCGCATCCATCCGATGGCCGGCAACTGGCCGGCCGGACGGGATCGCGCCGAAGGGCTCGCCGTCTACACAGGCAATATTCGGCGGGCCGCCGACCTCGCCGCGGAGCACGGCATCACCGTGCTGATCGAGCCCATCAACACGCGCGACATGCCCGGCTATTTCTTGAATACGACCGGAGAGGCGATGGCGGTGATCGAGGCGGTCGGGCGGCCGAACGTCAAGCTCCAGCTCGATCTCTACCACTGCCAGATCATGGAGGGCGATCTCGCCACGCACATCCGCAAACTCGCCGGCGCCTACGCGCACGTGCAGATCGCCGGCGTGCCCGACCGGCACGAACCCGACCGCGGCGAAGTCAACTACCCGTACCTGCTCGAGCTGTTGGACGAAATCCGCTACGACGGCTGGGTCGGGCTGGAATACCGGCCGGCGGCCGGGACCGCCGAAGGTCTCGCATGGGCGCGCCGTTGGGGGGTCGTGTCGAAGGGCGCCTAA